A region of Chloracidobacterium sp. DNA encodes the following proteins:
- a CDS encoding N-acetyltransferase — MGENVRIYSFVNAYGCEIGDETRVGAFVEIQKGVSIGKRCKISSHSFLCEGVTIEDNVFIGHGVMFINDKFPRATNEDGSPQTEADWAVIPITIKKGASIGSNATILAGVTIGENALVGAGAVVTKDVPDGETVAGVPARPVAEARTK; from the coding sequence ATGGGTGAAAACGTGAGGATTTACTCGTTCGTCAACGCCTACGGCTGCGAGATCGGCGACGAGACGCGGGTCGGGGCTTTTGTCGAGATACAGAAGGGCGTCAGCATTGGAAAGCGTTGCAAGATATCGAGCCACTCGTTTCTCTGCGAAGGCGTAACTATTGAAGATAATGTCTTTATCGGCCACGGCGTGATGTTTATCAACGACAAATTCCCCCGCGCGACCAACGAAGACGGCTCACCGCAAACCGAAGCCGATTGGGCCGTCATTCCTATTACTATTAAAAAAGGAGCCAGCATCGGCTCAAACGCAACGATCCTCGCCGGCGTAACCATCGGCGAAAACGCCCTAGTCGGCGCCGGAGCCGTCGTGACGAAAGATGTGCCCGATGGCGAGACCGTCGCCGGAGTTCCTGCACGCCCCGTTGCAGAAGCCCGCACGAAGTAA
- the prmC gene encoding peptide chain release factor N(5)-glutamine methyltransferase, giving the protein MNISTALSSATEKLAEAGIAEPRRGASSLMTFILDKDAAFVIAHSEDELSANQKILFESCVRRRAKHEPFQYITRRQEFYGLEFEVTPDVLTPRPETEILVEEAIKLLSNLENPRFCEVGVGSGCISISILANVASATAIGVDISPAALKVAQRNAQRHNVAEKLTLLESDVFSNVTGKFDLIASNPPYIPARDIDALQAEVRDHEPHSALDGGEDGLAIIERIIRQAPDLLSASGVLLVEIGFDQSARVATMFDRSIWNEPVFLPDLQGIPRIVKVGKIAADHAVGFV; this is encoded by the coding sequence ATGAACATCTCGACCGCTTTATCCTCTGCCACGGAAAAACTCGCCGAAGCCGGGATCGCAGAACCACGCCGCGGGGCTTCGTCGCTGATGACGTTTATCCTCGATAAAGACGCGGCTTTTGTGATCGCGCACTCCGAAGACGAGCTTTCTGCCAACCAAAAGATACTTTTCGAATCCTGCGTTCGCCGCCGAGCGAAACACGAGCCTTTTCAATACATCACACGACGACAGGAGTTTTACGGCCTCGAATTCGAAGTTACGCCCGACGTTTTGACCCCACGTCCAGAAACCGAGATCCTTGTCGAAGAAGCCATAAAACTGTTGTCTAACCTCGAAAACCCACGATTTTGCGAGGTCGGCGTCGGTTCGGGCTGCATATCGATCTCGATCCTCGCAAATGTCGCCTCAGCAACTGCTATCGGCGTGGATATTTCGCCAGCAGCCTTAAAAGTCGCCCAACGCAACGCCCAACGCCATAACGTCGCCGAAAAGCTGACGCTGCTCGAAAGCGACGTTTTCAGCAATGTAACGGGCAAATTCGACCTCATAGCCTCAAATCCGCCGTATATTCCCGCCCGCGACATCGACGCGCTGCAGGCCGAGGTCCGCGACCACGAACCACATTCTGCACTAGATGGCGGCGAAGACGGCCTAGCGATCATTGAAAGGATCATTCGCCAAGCACCTGATCTACTATCCGCCAGCGGCGTTCTGCTTGTGGAAATAGGCTTTGATCAATCGGCAAGGGTGGCGACAATGTTTGACCGCAGCATTTGGAATGAACCTGTATTTCTGCCTGATCTTCAGGGAATTCCGCGAATTGTAAAAGTCGGAAAAATCGCCGCCGACCATGCGGTTGGATTTGTATAG
- a CDS encoding proprotein convertase P-domain-containing protein, whose protein sequence is MLRNQRSFRFSRVKGFAIFTVLLALLTAITTLGAGGSHLAFIDSATEFFGLQTKIAPIFSNEQTNAPITVSNKDESASSQVFAVTASLPNLTETPGNITIPLTVGDMTGEGIFAFDIQITFDPAVIQPTGSGIDNVGTLSSGASVSAGITNAGHIIISGFQATEFAGAGTLVNLKFTVQNNLGASTNLTFEDYTDPGSVFHPGFKFNEGTPVANTTNGSVAIPAATATSTATATDTPTATNTATATATETFTPTATATETFTPTATATETFTPTATATETFTPTATATETFTPTATATETFTPTETSTSTATSTATFTPTPSGPCGSGGNIEIDSTGYTTLTAAFAAINAGTHTGALTVLVCADSSEGTGTALLNASGGPSSYSTVLIRPFGGAARTISGTGTAGSPMINFDGADNVTIDGLNTGGDSLTISNSNTSTTANTSTIRYINDATSNTIQNATIRGAALGASTGTIFYSTTTGSTGNDNNTVTACNVGPVGASFPANGILSSGTTTTQATRNSGLVITNNNIFDFFTNTAVIANGFLASAGTTDATITGNSFYQTATRTMSVAASGFIGISIADTSSINNNVSNNFIGGSAASAGGTAWTQTGAVTHTFIGIRMSVGSATASSLQNNTITNLNISTSSTSTINAGISAVTGAFNIGTTTGNTIGATTGTGSITWTAAGANQFAGILTGTGTPNGINISNNKVGSITFAGAGTTTFYGIRFQGAATLAGYTVSNNLIGSTSTANSITSNANGAVVGVSGTQTLFPATVSNNTIQNLQSTSTGTSASLRGIELTGSVSGQSISGNTIANFSTTSTNTSANSGSALLGITFSGTATSGNTITTNTIRDMASTTSGATAVSNQGIYIASTPGTTISRNFIYNLTTASTSTTSVINGINLFNSSATINMFNNMMRLGLGVGNNPIIRGILDNSASASPTNILHNSIYIDGTQGANTVNTACISKAVASTMTVRNNILWNNRASTGAPGAGTGRHYGIQTTSGNPTSNYNDIYTPNNGGAVGFSTADRVTLTDWRTFTSQDLNSFNADPQFIDATNATTPDLHIHPTNVTVIEGNGTLVSPPTDDFDGQTRSGLTPVDIGADAGNFSGLDLTAPSISYTAFGNTSLVTNRTLAATITDAGGVAGGADSPRIYFKKSTDGSYVSTQCTGTYNCVVDYTLVGGGSVASGDIIQYFVVAQDTAGNLGSNPAAGFTGTNVNAVTTPPTTPNSYNIVVPFTGSYNVGTGETYTSLTNAGGIFAAINASLLSGNVTINITSDLTGETGTNALNQWSEEGVGNYTLTLKPSGAPRSITSTTGATGLITLNGADRVTIDGSTSGGTDRSLTLINANTTTSGTTVVGLFSSGIGAGATNNTIKNTIIQNGNKFEASTTSFNFGIYAGSGASATSADIDNLTIQNNLIQRCQYGIQAVGFTGGELNGLVIQDNTIGGAVLADYLGRFGILVGTANGATVTRNTLRNSLYTAAANGIGILASSGLVNSSITRNSISNLEASNSGGYGFSAITVATANASSNLTVANNFIYDIRGTGWTTGALSDTVAGIRVTGTTVGGVNIFNNSVNLFGSYAGSSGSATVSAALMVNGTTVTGLDIRNNSFANTFDNSAGTGDKSYAIFTSTANTMFTSINYNNYYVSGSAPGALGAINAVDATTLGALATASGGDANSISANPNYASNTDLHVVGAPLLNVGETIAAVTDDFDGDARPQGVAYEIGADENEPVSTPTSTNTSTPTNTATATNTATDTPTPTATAACTPAVFANATAVTIPGTGTGSSSGSTGSSYPSNITVSGMSGNVYKVTVKLNNLTHSWPGDIDMMLVGPDGTTNAVIMSDVTDVSGAGVTDISFTLDSDSANAMPPGLPVLTDGSTYSPTNHVTGDIFLAPAPAAGGSSLATFVGASPNGTWSLYISDDASGDTGTLAGGWEISITTDLCPTPTATDTATATATATETFTPTATATETFTPTSTATNTDTPTPTATSTETSTPTFTPTPFKFFVDTTADTLDATIGDGICADAGGFCSLRAAISESNFAPGANTISLPSGVYTTTLAGAAENVNASGDYDITSDVIINGAGSGTTIVEANAAPGVATERVFHIRGAAAATALNVNINNLTVRHGRNTINAFGGGIRIDQGTGHNITLDNLVVTANLNGSSGGGISISGSTSATVNISNCTISGNSAGSAAAGTSAIGAGVQINVLNATTNITNSTITGNTASSGLTTAGGTGAGLSSVGLLTTITNSTISNNTASVTVAGATVPAFTGGVHVTAGTTTITGSTISGNQALVTAGTGAAIVGGIYNQQATVNIISSTVTGNSTTNTVNPANAFHAGVRALAGTVATTTNITDSSISNNTANGTEGGGIVNFVTSTANATVNLTRSTVSGNAVGAGGAAGGIENVATSTGLATVNLLNSTVSGNSAADGAGIYNFGATATVNLDYSTVAANTATNEGGGLYRDTSGAINVISSVVGDNTAPLSPDIFGVITSLDYNHIEDLTGGTFVPSANDVTGIDAGLGALANNGGPTFTHLPGFPVANLIPSGVNGCGTTVAFDQRGAAFPRPFGAGCDKGSVELQNGVTPTATNTATPTGTATETATPTATATETSTSTPTATETSTPTATATETFTPTPTATETSTPTATATATETATNTATATPTAPAVINGTITYGNANGLPAPPRFISNVQVNGAGSPPVSAITDGVGPTAGQYSLTGFGAGSYTVTPSKTGGVNSAINSFDAGRIAQHVSALNFLTGNALVAADVSGNGNINSFDAAQIAAYVVALPPYGNAGQWRFFTIPSIPFPVGSTPTSRTYPSVSGTTNGEDYTGILVGEVSGNWVNTGARPASGPERQTAAALPRLVAPADGEVLIPVSVQGASNKGIIAYEFNLRYDPSVIQPQADPINVAGTVSRGLSVVANAAEPGLLKVAVYGAMPIDENGLLLNLRFTAVGAPGTVSPLTWEKLIFNEGDPQTLVTDGQIELSAAAPNQAEMTGRVVNSMGQGVANARVILTDITGASRSMVSDASGVYRFGGLQVGQTFTISVDARQSRFAPLTVSVTGQSVNVDMIAGQ, encoded by the coding sequence ATGTTACGCAACCAAAGATCTTTTCGTTTTTCACGTGTTAAAGGCTTCGCTATTTTCACAGTCCTATTGGCCCTGCTCACAGCTATAACAACCCTTGGAGCAGGGGGCTCGCATCTTGCCTTTATCGATTCAGCAACTGAGTTTTTTGGTTTGCAGACCAAGATCGCACCGATCTTTTCTAATGAGCAGACGAACGCTCCCATAACCGTCTCAAATAAGGACGAAAGCGCGTCGTCACAGGTTTTTGCCGTGACGGCCTCGCTGCCGAACCTTACGGAAACTCCCGGCAACATAACGATTCCGTTGACTGTCGGCGATATGACCGGCGAAGGCATATTTGCGTTTGATATACAGATCACGTTTGACCCGGCGGTTATACAGCCGACAGGGTCCGGCATTGACAACGTAGGAACTTTGAGCAGCGGCGCGTCGGTTTCAGCCGGTATTACGAATGCGGGCCATATTATTATCTCCGGATTTCAGGCAACGGAATTTGCCGGAGCAGGAACGCTCGTCAATTTGAAATTTACGGTCCAGAACAATCTCGGTGCTTCGACCAACCTGACTTTCGAAGACTACACCGATCCCGGCTCGGTATTTCATCCTGGCTTCAAGTTCAATGAAGGTACGCCTGTCGCAAACACAACTAACGGCAGCGTAGCGATACCGGCGGCTACAGCCACTTCAACGGCAACAGCGACTGACACGCCAACCGCAACAAATACGGCGACAGCAACGGCGACAGAGACATTTACCCCAACTGCGACGGCAACTGAGACATTTACCCCAACTGCCACAGCAACAGAAACATTTACACCGACAGCAACGGCGACAGAGACATTTACCCCAACGGCGACCGCAACTGAGACATTTACTCCGACAGCGACCGCAACGGAAACATTTACACCGACCGAGACAAGTACGTCTACAGCGACCTCGACCGCAACATTTACGCCGACACCATCCGGCCCGTGCGGATCAGGCGGCAATATTGAGATTGACAGCACAGGCTATACGACGCTCACGGCTGCATTTGCTGCGATCAATGCCGGAACGCACACAGGCGCCTTAACGGTACTTGTCTGCGCTGACAGTTCGGAAGGAACGGGAACTGCTTTGCTTAATGCAAGCGGCGGCCCATCTTCTTACTCAACGGTCTTGATCAGGCCTTTCGGCGGCGCGGCACGCACAATTTCGGGAACCGGTACGGCTGGCAGCCCGATGATCAATTTTGACGGTGCTGATAACGTGACGATCGATGGGTTGAACACGGGCGGCGATTCGTTGACCATCTCAAACTCGAACACGAGCACGACGGCTAACACGAGCACGATCCGCTATATCAACGACGCGACGAGCAATACTATTCAAAATGCGACGATCAGAGGAGCAGCCCTCGGAGCTTCTACCGGTACGATCTTTTACAGTACGACGACCGGATCGACGGGTAACGATAACAACACGGTCACGGCTTGCAATGTTGGACCTGTAGGAGCATCTTTCCCAGCCAATGGCATCCTTTCGAGTGGAACAACTACAACTCAGGCAACGCGTAACAGCGGCCTTGTGATCACGAACAACAATATTTTTGACTTCTTTACGAATACTGCGGTAATCGCTAACGGATTCCTTGCCTCTGCGGGAACGACGGATGCGACAATTACCGGAAATAGCTTCTACCAAACAGCGACAAGAACGATGTCGGTGGCGGCAAGCGGTTTCATAGGTATTTCGATCGCCGACACAAGTTCGATCAACAATAACGTCAGCAATAACTTCATCGGCGGTAGTGCAGCCTCAGCGGGCGGCACGGCATGGACGCAAACCGGTGCAGTTACACACACGTTTATTGGCATTCGTATGTCAGTCGGAAGTGCGACTGCATCGAGCCTCCAGAACAACACGATTACAAACCTCAATATCTCGACTTCATCGACCTCGACGATAAATGCGGGTATTTCGGCTGTTACCGGGGCGTTCAACATTGGAACGACAACCGGAAACACGATCGGAGCGACTACCGGAACGGGAAGTATTACTTGGACTGCTGCGGGAGCAAACCAGTTTGCCGGTATTCTTACCGGAACGGGAACGCCGAATGGAATTAATATTTCCAACAATAAAGTCGGTAGTATAACGTTCGCCGGAGCGGGAACCACGACGTTCTATGGCATAAGGTTCCAGGGTGCAGCGACGTTGGCGGGCTATACCGTTTCTAACAATTTGATTGGCAGCACCTCGACAGCAAACAGCATCACCAGTAACGCTAACGGTGCCGTTGTAGGAGTTAGTGGTACACAGACCCTGTTTCCCGCAACCGTATCAAACAATACGATTCAAAATTTGCAGAGCACGAGTACTGGAACCTCTGCATCGCTACGCGGTATTGAGCTTACGGGTTCGGTCAGTGGTCAATCAATATCTGGAAACACTATCGCTAACTTCTCGACAACGAGTACCAACACATCAGCTAATTCAGGATCAGCGTTACTTGGAATTACCTTTTCTGGTACTGCTACATCCGGAAATACGATAACCACTAATACCATTCGAGATATGGCCAGCACCACCTCTGGCGCAACTGCGGTTTCTAATCAGGGAATTTACATTGCGAGCACGCCTGGCACGACGATAAGCAGGAACTTTATTTACAATTTGACCACTGCGTCGACCAGCACAACTTCGGTGATCAACGGAATAAACCTCTTTAACAGTTCCGCAACGATCAACATGTTCAATAACATGATGCGGTTAGGATTAGGTGTTGGCAACAACCCAATTATCCGCGGCATTTTGGACAACAGTGCATCGGCTTCACCGACAAACATTCTTCACAACAGTATTTACATTGACGGAACTCAGGGTGCCAACACTGTAAATACCGCTTGTATCTCCAAGGCTGTCGCCAGCACAATGACCGTGAGGAACAATATTCTTTGGAACAACCGTGCTAGCACCGGAGCACCGGGTGCAGGAACAGGCCGACATTACGGTATTCAGACGACTTCGGGAAATCCGACGTCAAATTATAATGACATCTATACGCCAAATAATGGCGGGGCAGTTGGGTTTTCCACGGCAGACCGCGTTACGCTCACTGACTGGCGTACATTCACATCACAGGATCTGAACAGCTTTAACGCTGATCCGCAGTTTATTGATGCGACGAACGCAACGACTCCCGATCTTCATATTCATCCAACGAATGTGACTGTTATTGAGGGCAACGGTACATTGGTATCGCCTCCGACCGATGACTTTGACGGTCAGACCCGAAGCGGGCTGACACCGGTCGATATCGGTGCGGATGCAGGAAACTTTAGCGGTCTTGACCTTACAGCACCATCGATCTCATACACGGCGTTTGGCAATACGTCACTTGTGACAAACCGCACTTTGGCTGCAACGATCACCGACGCAGGCGGAGTCGCGGGCGGAGCAGATTCGCCGCGGATCTACTTTAAGAAATCGACCGATGGAAGCTATGTTTCGACACAATGTACCGGAACCTATAACTGTGTGGTTGACTACACTCTCGTAGGCGGCGGCAGCGTTGCCTCTGGCGACATAATTCAGTACTTCGTTGTCGCACAAGACACAGCCGGTAATTTGGGATCGAATCCTGCCGCAGGATTTACCGGAACCAATGTTAATGCGGTCACAACTCCGCCGACAACGCCGAACAGCTACAACATCGTTGTACCGTTCACGGGCTCTTATAATGTCGGCACGGGTGAAACATATACGTCGCTGACCAATGCAGGCGGTATATTTGCTGCAATTAACGCATCGCTCCTTTCAGGAAATGTAACGATCAACATCACCTCAGATCTGACCGGAGAGACCGGCACGAACGCTCTCAATCAATGGTCTGAAGAAGGCGTTGGTAATTACACGTTGACGCTCAAGCCGAGCGGTGCTCCGCGATCGATCACCAGCACGACCGGTGCGACCGGGTTGATCACGCTAAACGGTGCTGACCGCGTAACTATTGACGGTTCGACATCAGGCGGAACAGACCGCAGTTTGACGCTGATCAATGCCAATACAACGACCAGCGGCACGACCGTCGTCGGACTGTTCAGTTCCGGAATCGGCGCGGGTGCGACGAATAATACGATCAAGAACACGATCATCCAGAATGGCAATAAGTTTGAGGCATCAACTACGTCGTTCAACTTCGGCATCTACGCCGGAAGCGGCGCGTCGGCGACGAGCGCTGATATAGACAACCTGACGATCCAGAACAATCTGATCCAAAGATGTCAATACGGTATACAGGCTGTCGGTTTCACAGGCGGTGAGTTGAATGGCCTTGTGATTCAGGACAACACCATCGGCGGTGCTGTATTGGCTGATTATTTAGGACGATTTGGAATACTTGTCGGCACGGCGAACGGAGCTACCGTTACTCGTAATACACTAAGAAATTCTCTGTACACGGCTGCAGCGAATGGCATCGGTATTCTCGCGAGTTCGGGCTTGGTCAATTCCAGCATTACGAGAAACTCGATCAGCAACCTTGAAGCAAGTAATTCCGGCGGTTACGGATTCAGTGCTATCACTGTCGCGACTGCCAACGCATCGAGCAATCTGACGGTTGCGAACAACTTCATTTATGACATTCGAGGAACGGGTTGGACGACTGGTGCCTTGAGTGACACAGTCGCCGGAATCCGCGTTACAGGCACCACCGTTGGCGGAGTCAATATCTTCAACAACTCAGTCAACCTGTTCGGCAGCTACGCAGGTTCTTCAGGCTCTGCTACGGTATCGGCAGCCTTGATGGTCAACGGCACGACAGTTACAGGACTTGATATTCGCAACAACAGTTTTGCGAACACTTTTGACAACTCAGCCGGCACGGGCGATAAGAGCTACGCGATCTTCACAAGCACCGCGAACACGATGTTTACGTCGATCAACTACAACAACTACTATGTAAGTGGTTCAGCTCCGGGAGCGCTCGGTGCTATCAACGCGGTTGACGCAACAACACTCGGAGCCCTTGCAACGGCATCAGGCGGAGATGCAAATTCGATCTCTGCTAATCCAAATTACGCGTCCAATACGGACCTGCACGTAGTAGGAGCACCGCTGCTTAACGTTGGTGAAACCATTGCGGCGGTTACGGATGACTTTGACGGCGATGCTCGTCCACAGGGAGTCGCTTACGAGATCGGTGCGGATGAGAACGAACCGGTTTCAACACCGACTTCGACGAATACGTCTACACCTACGAATACTGCGACCGCGACGAATACGGCGACTGATACTCCAACGCCTACAGCAACTGCGGCTTGTACGCCGGCTGTGTTTGCAAATGCGACGGCCGTTACCATTCCAGGTACGGGAACCGGCTCCAGCAGCGGGTCTACAGGAAGCTCGTATCCTTCGAATATTACGGTGTCTGGTATGAGCGGTAATGTTTACAAGGTTACGGTTAAACTTAACAACCTGACGCACAGCTGGCCGGGCGATATCGACATGATGTTGGTCGGACCGGACGGAACGACGAACGCCGTAATCATGTCGGACGTGACTGATGTCTCAGGTGCCGGAGTAACGGATATTTCGTTTACTCTTGATAGCGATTCCGCTAACGCGATGCCTCCAGGATTACCTGTTCTGACCGATGGAAGCACGTATTCACCGACCAATCATGTTACCGGCGATATCTTCCTGGCTCCGGCTCCGGCGGCAGGCGGTTCGTCATTGGCAACGTTTGTTGGCGCAAGTCCGAATGGAACATGGTCGCTTTATATCAGCGACGACGCTTCGGGTGATACCGGTACGCTCGCTGGCGGATGGGAGATCAGCATTACAACTGATCTTTGCCCGACACCGACGGCAACCGATACGGCGACGGCGACGGCAACAGCTACGGAAACATTTACTCCGACTGCGACTGCAACGGAAACGTTTACACCGACTTCGACGGCAACTAATACGGACACTCCGACGCCGACAGCTACGAGTACAGAAACGAGCACTCCGACGTTTACTCCGACACCGTTCAAGTTCTTCGTTGACACGACTGCTGACACGCTTGATGCGACTATTGGTGATGGTATCTGCGCAGATGCCGGTGGTTTCTGTTCGCTGCGAGCGGCGATCTCTGAGTCTAACTTTGCACCAGGGGCCAATACCATCTCACTTCCGTCCGGCGTTTATACGACGACGCTAGCCGGTGCCGCCGAGAATGTTAACGCAAGCGGCGACTATGACATCACTTCGGATGTCATTATCAACGGTGCCGGTTCAGGCACGACTATAGTCGAGGCAAATGCCGCTCCTGGAGTTGCCACCGAACGTGTGTTCCACATTCGTGGGGCTGCTGCGGCGACAGCTTTGAACGTCAATATTAACAATCTTACAGTGAGACACGGCCGTAACACTATCAATGCGTTTGGCGGCGGCATAAGGATCGATCAAGGTACCGGCCACAATATCACGCTTGATAATCTGGTTGTTACTGCCAATTTGAACGGTTCGAGCGGAGGCGGAATTTCCATTTCAGGTTCGACCTCGGCAACCGTAAACATCAGCAATTGCACGATCTCGGGCAACAGTGCCGGATCTGCGGCCGCCGGAACGTCGGCCATTGGCGCGGGCGTACAGATCAACGTTCTGAACGCGACGACAAACATCACCAACTCGACTATAACCGGAAACACGGCTTCGTCAGGTTTGACGACAGCTGGTGGAACGGGAGCCGGACTTTCGAGCGTGGGATTGTTAACTACGATTACCAACTCGACGATCTCGAATAACACCGCCTCCGTCACTGTCGCCGGAGCAACTGTTCCTGCCTTTACCGGCGGTGTTCATGTTACGGCCGGAACTACAACCATCACGGGAAGCACGATCAGTGGTAATCAGGCACTAGTTACTGCAGGAACCGGAGCGGCCATTGTCGGCGGTATTTACAATCAACAGGCTACTGTGAATATTATTAGCTCGACGGTTACCGGAAACTCGACGACGAACACGGTAAACCCGGCCAACGCCTTCCACGCTGGCGTTCGCGCATTAGCGGGAACGGTGGCCACGACAACCAATATTACCGACAGCTCCATTAGCAATAACACTGCTAACGGAACAGAGGGCGGCGGCATAGTCAACTTTGTAACCTCAACTGCAAATGCGACTGTCAATCTGACTCGATCAACCGTAAGCGGTAATGCTGTAGGAGCAGGAGGCGCAGCGGGCGGAATTGAGAACGTTGCCACGTCAACCGGCCTGGCTACTGTCAATCTCTTAAACTCAACCGTGAGCGGCAACAGTGCGGCTGATGGAGCCGGTATCTATAACTTTGGAGCAACCGCAACGGTCAACCTCGATTACTCGACGGTAGCCGCAAACACGGCAACAAACGAAGGCGGCGGATTGTACCGAGACACGAGCGGAGCGATCAACGTTATAAGCAGTGTTGTTGGAGACAATACGGCTCCTTTGTCACCGGATATTTTTGGTGTGATCACGTCCCTAGACTACAACCACATCGAAGATCTCACTGGCGGCACGTTTGTTCCATCGGCAAATGACGTGACGGGAATCGACGCGGGCCTTGGAGCGTTGGCAAATAATGGCGGGCCGACATTTACACATTTGCCCGGTTTCCCGGTTGCCAACCTGATCCCGAGTGGTGTCAACGGCTGCGGCACGACCGTCGCATTTGATCAACGCGGAGCGGCATTTCCACGTCCGTTTGGTGCAGGCTGCGATAAGGGCTCTGTCGAACTTCAAAACGGAGTGACCCCGACGGCAACAAACACTGCAACTCCGACCGGAACAGCTACGGAGACAGCAACTCCGACTGCAACGGCGACGGAAACATCTACTTCGACACCGACGGCGACGGAGACATCTACTCCGACTGCCACCGCGACGGAGACATTCACTCCAACGCCGACGGCAACCGAAACGTCTACGCCGACTGCGACCGCAACGGCTACGGAAACTGCAACCAATACGGCCACTGCTACGCCTACAGCTCCAGCTGTTATCAACGGCACCATCACGTACGGTAATGCGAATGGCCTGCCTGCTCCGCCGAGGTTTATCTCGAACGTTCAGGTAAATGGTGCAGGATCGCCTCCGGTTTCGGCCATCACCGACGGAGTTGGGCCGACAGCCGGACAGTATTCGCTTACCGGTTTTGGAGCGGGTTCCTATACAGTTACGCCTTCCAAGACCGGCGGCGTAAATAGTGCGATCAACTCGTTTGACGCGGGCCGCATTGCACAGCACGTGTCGGCACTCAACTTCCTGACCGGCAATGCTCTGGTTGCGGCAGATGTGAGCGGCAATGGCAACATCAATTCGTTCGATGCGGCTCAGATCGCTGCTTATGTGGTCGCCCTGCCGCCATACGGAAACGCCGGACAGTGGAGATTCTTCACAATTCCGAGCATTCCGTTCCCAGTTGGTTCGACGCCTACCAGCAGAACCTATCCGTCCGTTTCCGGAACGACAAACGGTGAAGATTACACAGGTATTCTCGTTGGTGAAGTTTCCGGTAACTGGGTAAATACAGGTGCAAGGCCGGCAAGCGGGCCAGAGCGTCAGACGGCTGCTGCTCTTCCGCGTCTCGTGGCACCGGCTGATGGTGAAGTGCTGATCCCGGTCTCGGTACAAGGAGCTTCGAACAAGGGCATCATCGCATATGAGTTCAACTTGCGTTACGATCCGAGCGTGATCCAGCCTCAGGCTGATCCGATCAATGTGGCCGGAACCGTCAGTCGCGGACTTTCTGTCGTGGCAAATGCGGCTGAACCCGGATTGCTCAAAGTTGCGGTTTATGGAGCGATGCCGATCGATGAGAACGGTTTGCTCTTGAATCTCCGCTTTACGGCAGTCGGAGCACCTGGAACGGTTTCACCGCTTACGTGGGAGAAACTCATATTCAACGAAGGCGATCCTCAGACGCTCGTAACCGACGGCCAGATCGAACTCTCGGCAGCGGCTCCAAACCAAGCTGAGATGACAGGCCGCGTGGTAAATTCAATGGGGCAGGGCGTCGCAAATGCCCGCGTCATATTGACTGACATCACGGGAGCAAGCCGCTCGATGGTTTCGGATGCATCCGGCGTTTATCGTTTCGGAGGGCTGCAAGTCGGCCAGACGTTTACGATCAGCGTTGATGCGAGACAGTCGAGATTTGCCCCGCTGACGGTTAGCGTTACGGGACAGTCAGTAAATGTGGATATGATCGCCGGACAATAG